One segment of Fusarium oxysporum f. sp. lycopersici 4287 chromosome 7, whole genome shotgun sequence DNA contains the following:
- a CDS encoding hypothetical protein (At least one base has a quality score < 10), producing the protein MSKGDSSDSGAPAPLDMAAVKQALSSSSTAVRITQLRTIEDKLAQKSLDSASITRLLQLLFGTYAFYADRQSRLSVQKCLIALISSGVDSKTIAPLIAALRKESQKPGIAPTNAFVLVEWCSLFMQHLDASQWDQFATDIILADADALEKCHQPVSRKSVTHSAIIVTRRGLRKLFSSNELSKKRLSASVDVLTAKGAQSTSRNAVLLGVIAGVSARKDHLRPILDSLKSKYYDFFAREIIGSRTSVPEHLVLGLGDFFTSFATLEEISKELIPALEKGLLRAPEVILGGVITPLVRCLPDNFDLSKILEQNLLKPLLSNAKSTNAAIRAGSLDAFSALVNKSGDTASLEKVINEVATPLKSGKLASPDHRVLHAQMLQTAPLSKASAEQVANAVAVIAAKEGNESALAAETSALAKAVSFLLTNDAEVPKSVLESVTKGLTEKKIPSRKYWLLRVGGILQSINEAQSVSSAMAAFVDAVIPKVITTFTEVTSNAASAAQNGLIVGAYILTAVSTHIQRLLPGSAADLSMAKASVTKQSLSLDPKSSFLLSPRIYSKVTADEDLKWFSRALNSIFQGLDKGADNQVALAWSEAIIHLVTAQSVPATVQQETSKTLSNLYVRSPKLVSSFIIAGLWDYLKHSGSPDKEPSSGAHNLIQVVKAICLTPSDIEKSGETINTEDLETQANNLLVLARSELIPRANWIDLCLRMELDPGNLVKKYQDELVTEIENQTSFSQKVDAIKKAAYNAAADLAFVAPETIIPRLLETLSRDLNAEQLHDIGPVEAAIFRTPEGTVFVDVLAKKSQQVLDKNKKDYDILKWEEELRSQLEKKKGQQKKLTPEENAKVNAQLKKESLIRQSITEIEARLLRGIGIIRSLATGPPTDAAQWLGTAVSLLIGIMDAGATMITGDAAPLAYITCAEKVTERLGSMRPFVGVAALRLRGVSLAENYQEEAVEDLVTRVLYRLRFAGEQRPFDSVSLIYALPLVLELLRKGGVGDSPDDADAQLVLAIEFLSYHTDVCSDEAVPRAELLSVLITSMQAYAQHYKLLRDCFADMCRCIAPNMDREEMVILAKGALVPETRVRSTVLQSISAEVDMSELGYSDEIWIAAHDDEEENQDLGREIWEESGFEVTPEVPLKMLPFLESKDGQLRRAAARSLAEAASLHNESLDAVLDQLKTTYVELAKPRVQQLDEFGMPKKMDLSDPWEGRQGIATAFKEIAPVFKVDQLDPFFDFLIDAGPLGDKNDAVRGEMLDASITAIEIHGKGILDDLMSKFEQTLEQPDKNSDAADRVNEAVIIMYGALARHLSPGDPKIPIVIDRLMATLSTPSETVQYAIAECLPPLIRACPDQSSKYFGQIMEQLLTSKKYAVQRGSAYGLAGLVMGRGIAALREYRVLSALTDAMENKKEANQREAALLAYELLSTMLGRVFEPYVIQIVPQLLTGFGDANANVREACLAAAKSCFAKLSSYGVKRIMPTLLDGLEEQQWRSKKGACDLLGAMAYLDPQQLANSLPDIIPPLTGVLNDSHKEVRAAANRSLKRFGEVINNPEIKSLVDIILKALSDPTKYTDEALDSLIKVQFVHYLDAPSLALVTRILQRGLGDRSNTKRKAAQVIGSLAHLTEKKDVVMHLPVLVAGLKIAIVDPVPTTRATASRALGSLVEKLGEDTLPDLIPGLMQTLKSDTGAGDRLGSAQALSEVLAGLGTTRLEETLPTILQNVESSKPAVREGFMSLFIFLPVCFGNSFSNYLGRIVPPILAGLADDVESIRETALRAGRLLVKNFAARAVDLLLPELERGLADDSYRIRLSSVELVGDLLFNLTGIKAGTEAEDIEEDENIKEAGASLKETLGEEKRNKILSALYVCRCDTAGAVRSAAIAVWKVLVHSPRTLKELVPTLTQLLIRRLGSSNMEHKVIASNALGELIRKAGDSVLSSLLPTLEEGLQTSTDVDAKQGICFALRELISSASPEALEDHEKTLISVVRTALTDSDENVREAAAEAFDSLQQIFGKRAVDQVLPFLLNLLRSEGEADNALQALLTLLTETTRSNIILPNLIPTLTTPPISAFDAKALASLSKVAGPAMNRRLPNIINSLMDNEINCDDDGLREELATSFDTVVQSIDEYDGLNTVMNVLLQLLKHEDHRRRAATARHLGNFFAAASVDYSRYNQDIIRSLLNSFDDRDADVVKAAWMALSAFTKKLRKEEMESLVISTRQTLQRIGVAGANLRGFELPKGINAILPIFLQGLMNGTADQRVQAALGISDIVDRTSEASLKPFVTQITGPLIRVVSERATEVKSAILLTLNNLLDKMPAALKPFLPQLQRTFAKSLADPSSETLRTRAAKALGTLIKYTPRIDPLIAELVTGSKTADPGVKTAMLKALYEVISKAGANMGEASRASVLSLIDMDTDERDETMTITNAKLLGALIKNVPEEAAHGLLKNRVATSHFTHSSVLALNSVLVESPDALLQSPLADDLPDLLCQGVTNKNVSHSCVPRPNVIRKLTTV; encoded by the exons ATGTCTAAGGGCGACTCATCCGATTCTGGCGCTCCGGCCCCTCTTGACATGGCCGCCGTTAAACAGGCTCtgtcctcatcctcgaccGCTGTTCGAATCACTCAGTTGCGCACAATCGAAGACAAATTGGCCCAGAAAT CCCTTGACAGCGCCTCAATTACACGTCTCCTCCAACTCCTTTTCGGAACATATGCCTTTTACGCAGATAGGCAGTCCCGGTTGTCTGTGCAGAAGTGCCTGATTGCGCTCATTTCCTCTGGTGTCGATTCCAAGACAATCGCCCCGCTCATTGCTGCCTTGCGCAAGGAAAGCCAGAAACCTGGCATTGCTCCTACCAATGCATTCGTTCTCGTCGAATGGTGCAGTTTGTTTATGCAGCATCTCGATGCCTCGCAGTGGGACCAGTTTGCTACCGATATTATCCTAGCAGACGCGGATGCTTTGGAAAAGTGCCACCAACCCGTTTCCAGGAAGTCAGTCACTCACTCCGCCATCATTGTTACAAGGAGGGGTTTGCGGAAACTCTTCTCTTCGAATGAACTGAGTAAAAAACGGCTTTCTGCTTCTGTTGATGTCCTGACTGCGAAGGGGGCTCAGTCGACCTCTAGGAATGCTGTCTTGCTTGGTGTCATCGCTGGCGTATCCGCTAGGAAGGATCACTTGCGACCTATTCTCGATTCTCTCAAATCCAAATATTACGATTTCTTTGCGAGAGAGATAATTGGCTCTCGTACCAGTGTTCCAGAGCATCTAGTGCTTGGACTCGGTGACTTCTTCACTTCGTTCGCCACACTTGAAGAAATATCTAAAGAGCTGATCCCTGCTCTCGAGAAGGGTCTTCTGCGTGCCCCTGAGGTTATTCTTGGTGGAGTTATCACGCCTCTTGTTCGTTGTCTCCCTGACAACTTTGATCTttccaagatccttgagcAGAATCTGCTCAAGCCCCTTTTGTCAAATGCAAAATCTACCAATGCAGCTATTCGTGCTGGCTCTTTAGATGCGTTCAGCGCCCTGGTCAACAAGTCTGGCGACACTGCGTCTTTGGAAAAAGTCATCAACGAGGTTGCGACACCCCTGAAATCCGGTAAACTTGCATCTCCTGACCACCGTGTACTGCATGCGCAAATGCTTCAGACTGCACCTCTTTCAAAAGCAAGTGCCGAGCAAGTCGCAAACGCAGTTGCAGTCATCGCTGCCAAAGAAGGGAATGAGAGTGCTTTAGCTGCGGAGACTTCAGCCTTAGCAAAAGCGGTTTCTTTCTTATTGACCAACGATGCTGAGGTCCCCAAAAGTGTGCTGGAATCCGTTACTAAGGGCCTTACTGAAAAGAAAATTCCTTCTCGGAAGTACTGGTTGCTCCGTGTCGGTGGTATCTTGCAATCCATCAATGAAGCGCAATCAGTGTCTTCGGCAATGGCTGCTTTTGTGGACGCAGTGATACCAAAAGTCATTACCACTTTCACAGAGGTGACATCCAATGCAGCTAGTGCTGCTCAGAACGGCCTTATTGTTGGTGCCTACATTCTGACGGCTGTAAGCACACATATTCAGCGCTTGCTTCCTGGTTCTGCAGCCGATTTAAGCATGGCAAAAGCATCGGTTACCAAGCAATCGTTATCCTTGGATCCCAAGTCATCCTTCCTCCTCAGTCCTCGAATCTACTCTAAGGTCACAGCCGATGAGGATCTTAAGTGGTTTTCACGTGCTTTGAACTCTATCTTTCAAGGTCTTGACAAGGGGGCTGATAATCAGGTTGCCCTCGCTTGGTCTGAAGCAATTATTCACCTAGTTACCGCTCAGAGCGTACCGGCAACTGTTCAGCAGGAGACCTCCAAGACCCTTTCCAATCTGTACGTTCGTAGTCCAAAACTGGTATCAAGTTTCATTATTGCCGGCCTTTGGGATTATTTGAAGCACTCTGGATCTCCTGATAAGGAACCATCATCAGGTGCTCACAACCTGATCCAGGTTGTGAAGGCTATCTGTTTGACCCCTAGTGACATCGAAAAGTCCGGGGAAACCATCAACACGGAGGATCTCGAGACACAGGCAAACAATCTCCTTGTTCTGGCGCGCTCAGAGCTGATCCCTAGGGCAAACTGGATCGATTTGTGCCTCAGAATGGAACTGGACCCTGGCAATCTGGTCAAGAAGTACCAAGATGAGCTTGTGACAGAAATAGAGAATCAAACATCGTTCTCCCAGAAG GTTGACGCCATCAAGAAAGCTGCGTACAACGCAGCTGCTGACTTAGCTTTTGTTGCTCCCGAAACCATTATTCCACGCCTGCTGGAGACCCTCAGCCGCGATCTCAACGCCGAGCAACTCCACGATATTGGTCCTGTCGAAGCGGCCATCTTTAGAACGCCTGAGGGTACTGTGTTCGTTGATGTGCTTGCAAAGAAGTCTCAGCAAGTCTTGGACAAAAATAAAAAGGACTATGACATTCTCAAATGGGAGGAAGAACTTAGGAGTCAGCTTGAAAAAAAGAAGGGCCAACAGAAGAAGCTAACCCCAGAGGAGAACGCAAAAGTCAATGCTCAACTCAAGAAAGAGAGCCTAATCAGGCAATCTATAACTGAGATCGAGGCAAGGCTTTTGCGGGGCATTGGCATTATCCGAAGCCTTGCCACTGGTCCACCAACAGATGCTGCCCAATGGCTCGGTACTGCAGTTTCACTCTTGATCGGCATTATGGACGCCGGTGCTACTATGATCACTGGTGATGCAGCACCATTGGCTTACATAACTTGCGCAGAGAAGGTTACAGAGCGCCTGGGCTCGATGAGGCCTTTCGTCGGCGTCGCGGCCCTCAGGCTGCGCGGCGTGTCGCTGGCAGAGAACTATCAAgaggaagctgttgaagactTGGTAACAAGAGTTTTGTACCGTTTACGGTTTGCTGGCGAGCAGCGACCTTTCGACTCTGTATCACTCATCTACGCGTTGCCCCTCGTGCTGGAGCTTCTCCGTAAAGGTGGAGTTGGTGATTCGCCCGATGATGCAGATGCTCAGCTAGTATTGGCCATCGAGTTCCTCTCATACCATACAGATGTCTGTAGTGATGAGGCTGTTCCTCGTGCCGAGCTTCTTTCAGTTCTTATCACTTCTATGCAGGCATATGCTCAACATTACAAGCTCCTCAGGGACTGTTTTGCTGATATGTGCCGCTGCATCGCACCAAACATGGACCGTGAGGAGATGGTTATTCTTGCAAAGGGTGCGCTGGTGCCTGAAACTCGAGTCAGATCAACTGTGCTGCAATCTATCAGCGCTGAAGTTGACATGAGCGAGCTTGGCTACTCCGATGAAATCTGGATCGCTGctcatgacgatgaggaagaaaacCAAGATCTCGGTCGCGAGATATGGGAGGAGAGTGGCTTCGAAGTGACGCCGGAGGTGCCACTTAAAATGTTACCTTTCCTCGAGAGCAAAGATGGGCAGTTGCGCCGTGCCGCTGCTCGCTCCCTGGCTGAAGCAGCTAGCTTACATAATGAGTCTTTGGATGCGGTGCTTGACCAGCTCAAAACCACTTATGTCGAGCTTGCCAAGCCCCGGGTTCAGCAGCTCGATGAGTTCGGCATGCCCAAAAAGATGGATCTGTCCGATCCTTGGGAAGGAAGGCAAGGTATCGCTACAGCTTTCAAAGAGATTGCTCCAGTTTTCAAGGTTGATCAGCTGGATCCTTTCTTTGACTTCCTTATCGATGCCGGTCCTCTCGGAGATAAAAACGATGCAGTGAGAGGTGAGATGCTGGATGCTTCGATCACGGCCATCGAAATTCACGGCAAGGGCATCCTTGATGACCTCATGTCAAAATTCGAACAGACCTTGGAACAACCAGACAAGAACAGCGATGCTGCTGACCGCGTCAACGAGGCAGTGATCATTATGTACGGTGCCTTGGCTCGCCATTTGAGCCCTGGTGATCCCAAGATACCTATCGTTATCGACCGTCTCATGGCAACTCTAAGTACGCCCTCGGAGACGGTACAATATGCCATTGCTGAATGTCTGCCTCCCCTGATTCGAGCCTGCCCTGACCAGTCTTCCAAGTACTTTGGTCAAATCATGGAGCAGCTTCTCACTTCTAAAAAGTATGCTGTTCAGCGAGGTTCGGCTTATGGTCTGGCTGGCCTTGTAATGGGCAGGGGTATTGCGGCACTAAGAGAGTACCGAGTTCTCTCAGCTCTCACTGACGCAATGGAAAACAAAAAGGAGGCAAATCAGCGTGAGGCCGCTTTGCTAGCATACGAACTTCTCTCAACTATGCTTGGACGCGTCTTTGAACCTTACGTGATCCAGATTGTGCCCCAGCTGCTGACGGGCTTCGGTGATGCTAACGCGAACGTTCGTGAGGCTTGTCTGGCAGCGGCTAAGTCGTGCTTTGCGAAGCTAAGCTCTTACGGTGTGAAGAGAATCATGCCAACTCTgcttgatggtcttgaagagCAACAGTGGAGGAGCAAGAAGGGTGCTTGTGACCTTCTTGGTGCAATGGCATATCTCGATCCACAGCAGCTCGCCAACAGTCTGCCAGACATCATCCCCCCTCTGACGGGTGTGTTAAACGACAGCCACAAGGAAGTAAGAGCTGCCGCAAACCgaagcttgaagaggttTGGCGAAGTCATCAACAATCCAGAAATTAAATCGTTGGTCGACATTATTCTGAAGGCTCTGAGTGACCCTACAAAGTATACAGATGAAGCTCTGGACTCGCTCATCAAGGTCCAGTTTGTTCATTACCTTGATGCTCCATCTTTGGCATTGGTCACTCGCATTCTGCAGCGTGGTTTGGGCGATCGTTCCAATACCAAGCGCAAGGCAGCTCAGGTAATCGGTAGCTTGGCTCATCTGACCGAAAAGAAGGACGTGGTCATGCATTTGCCGGTACTTGTGGCTGGTCTGAAGATTGCCATTGTCGACCCTGTGCCTACCACTCGAGCGACGGCTTCCAGAGCGTTGGGTTCTTTGGTCGAGAAGCTTGGGGAAGACACACTTCCCGATCTTATTCCTGGTCTGATGCAGACTCTCAAATCAGATACTGGTGCTGGCGATCGATTGGGATCTGCTCAGGCTCTTAGCGAGGTGCTCGCTGGATTGGGAACGACAAGGCTGGAGGAGACTCTTCCCACCATTCTTCAAAATGTCGAATCCTCAAAGCCCGCCGTTCGCGAAGGCTTTATGTCACTTTTTATTTTCCTTCCTGTCTGTTTTGGCAACAGCTTCTCCAATTACTTGGGTCGCATTGTACCACCTATTCTGGCCGGTCTTGCCGACGATGTCGAGTCGATTCGTGAAACCGCACTGCGTGCAGGTCGTCTGCTGGTCAAAAATTTCGCTGCTCGTGCTGTCGATCTCCTCCTTCCAGAACTTGAACGCGGCCTTGCGGACGACAGCTACAGAATCCGACTTAGCTCTGTCGAACTTGTAGGGGAccttctcttcaaccttACAGGTATCAAGGCTGGAACCGAGGCTGAGGACATtgaggaggacgagaacATCAAAGAAGCAGGCGCTTCTTTGAAGGAAACACTCGGAGAGGAGAAGCGGAATAAGATACTTTCTGCACTCTACGTGTGCCGCTGCGATACAGCTGGGGCCGTTCGCTCAGCCGCTATTGCTGTCTGGAAGGTTCTTGTTCACAGCCCCAGAACTCTGAAGGAGCTTGTGCCAACCCTCACACAACTTCTTATCCGTCGCTTGGGAAGTTCCAATATGGAACACAAGGTCATTGCCAGCAATGCCCTGGGAGAACTTATTCGAAAGGCTGGAGACAGTGTTCTCTCCAGTCTTCTTCCCACTTTGGAAGAAGGCCTTCAGACATCTACAGATGTTGACGCTAAGCAGGGTATTTGCTTTGCTCTGAGGGAGCTTATCTCATCTGCTTCACCGGAGGCTCTTGAGGATCACGAAAAGACCCTGATTTCCGTTGTTCGTACCGCACTGACGGATTCTGATGAGAATGTCCGAGAAGCCGCTGCTGAAGCATTTGATTCGCTTCAACAAATCTTTGGCAAGCGAGCAGTTGATCAAgttcttcctttccttctcAACCTATTGCGTTCCGAGGGTGAAGCAGACAATGCTCTGCAGGCACTCCTCACCCTGCTTACTGAGACGACTCGCTCGAATATTATCCTGCCAAACCTCATCCCAACCCTCACGACACCACCCATATCAGCCTTCGATGCCAAGGCTCTTGCCTCTCTGTCCAAGGTTGCTGGACCTGCGATGAACCGTCGCCTCCCCAACATTATCAATTCGCTCATGGATAACGAGATAAATtgtgacgatgatggccttCGTGAAGAGCTGGCGACATCCTTCGACACCGTCGTTCAGTCGATCGACGAATACGATGGTCTGAATACGGTCATGAACGTTCTCCTGCAGCTTCTCAAACACGAGGATCACCGACGCCGAGCGGCTACTGCTCGCCACTTGGGCAACTTTTTTGCCGCTGCCAGCGTGGATTATTCCAGATATAACCAGGATATCATTCGTTCATTGCTTAACTCCTTTGACGACAGGGATGCCGATGTCGTCAAGGCCGCGTGGATGGCTCTCAGCGCATTCACAAAGAAGCTGCGaaaggaggagatggagtCGCTCGTCATTTCCACTCGACAAACTCTTCAGCGTATCGGTGTTGCAGGAGCAAACCTGCGTGGCTTCGAGCTACCGAAGGGTATCAATGCCATTTTACCAATCTTCCTGCAAGGTTTGATGAATGGTACTGCAGACCAAAGAGTTCAAGCTGCTCTGGGTATTTCAGACATCGTTGACAGAACAAGCGAGGCCTCTCTGAAGCCATTTGTTACCCAGATTACTGGTCCCCTGATCCGTGTCGTTTCAGAGCGCGCCACTGAAGTCAAGTCGGCGATCCTTTTGACACTCAATAATCTCCTGGATAAGATGCCTGCAGCACTGAAGCCTTTTCTTCCACAGCTGCAACGTACATTTGCCAAGTCTCTTGCGGACCCATCCAGTGAGACTTTGAGAACACGGGCTGCCAAGGCACTTGGTACTTTGATCAAGTATACGCCCCGTATCGATCCGTTGATTGCTGAGCTAGTCACTGGGTCGAAGACAGCCGATCCTGGTGTCAAGACGGCCATGCTCAAGGCCTTGTATGAAGTTATCAGTAAGGCGGGTGCGAATATGGGTGAGGCGTCACGAGCTTCTGTCTTGTCACTTATCGACATGGATACGGACGAGAGAGATGAGACCATGACCATCACTAATGCCAAGCTGCTGGGGGCTCTCATCAAAAATGTTCCTGAGGAAGCCGCTCATGGTTTATTGAAGAACCGCGTGGCGACCTCGCATTTCACTCATTCATCTGTCCTTGCCCTGAACTCAGTCCTCGTGGAGTCACCAGACGCGCTGCTTCAAAGCCCCTTGGCTGATGACTTGCCCGATTTGCTTTGCCAGGGCGTCACCAACAAGAATGTAAGCCACAGCTGTGTTCCCAGACCGAATGTGATTCGTAAACTGACAACCGTCTAG